Proteins encoded in a region of the Veillonella parvula genome:
- a CDS encoding helix-turn-helix transcriptional regulator, translated as MVITLEAARINAGYSQKEAAELFGVHYQTIAKWEDDNTKMPFDMVNKILTTYGIEHNNIFFGNKNEFIRSIREKAKKYKGVLQKGDDSNE; from the coding sequence ATGGTAATAACCTTAGAAGCTGCTCGTATTAATGCAGGGTATAGTCAAAAGGAAGCTGCAGAACTGTTTGGCGTACATTACCAAACTATTGCAAAGTGGGAAGATGATAACACAAAAATGCCGTTTGATATGGTAAATAAAATTTTAACTACATATGGAATTGAACATAATAATATTTTTTTTGGCAATAAAAACGAGTTTATTCGTTCTATCAGAGAAAAAGCTAAAAAATATAAAGGAGTGTTACAAAAAGGAGATGATTCAAATGAGTGA
- a CDS encoding helix-turn-helix domain-containing protein: MPRNQLSDFDKKLRYQISKNLKKYTSHMTQGELSKLTGIPASTLSGYFAMRSTPNAGTIQKIADALKIEKSDLDPRFSESKINFSPRVERDIQKRIQSILDDLNSESGLAFYNGGEEMDDETKELLRLSLETSIRTAKKLAQEKFTPKKYKKME; encoded by the coding sequence ATGCCAAGGAATCAACTTAGTGATTTTGATAAAAAACTTAGATATCAAATATCAAAGAATTTAAAAAAATACACTTCACATATGACTCAAGGTGAATTATCAAAACTTACTGGTATCCCCGCATCAACACTATCTGGTTATTTTGCAATGCGTTCAACCCCTAATGCAGGGACTATCCAAAAAATTGCAGATGCCTTAAAAATTGAAAAATCTGATCTTGACCCTAGATTTTCAGAATCAAAAATAAACTTTTCCCCACGTGTAGAGAGAGATATTCAAAAACGCATTCAATCTATATTAGATGATTTAAATTCAGAATCCGGTCTAGCCTTTTATAATGGTGGTGAAGAAATGGATGACGAAACTAAAGAATTATTAAGACTTTCACTAGAAACATCTATTCGTACAGCTAAAAAGTTAGCACAAGAAAAGTTCACCCCTAAAAAATATAAAAAAATGGAGTGA
- a CDS encoding ImmA/IrrE family metallo-endopeptidase, producing the protein MNIKGIVRSLIKKHNTNDPFHLCECLNIVLRFENLGSLLGYYNTNYRIRTIHINQNISASLQRFVCAHELGHALMHRDANVPFLRAHTFYCTDKLERQANTFAIELLLPDEYIQDHKDITVFNLARLSGIPMGLEELKTTERIDFYGRN; encoded by the coding sequence ATGAATATTAAAGGGATTGTTAGATCGTTAATAAAAAAACACAATACCAATGACCCATTTCACTTATGTGAATGTCTCAATATTGTGCTTAGATTTGAAAATTTGGGAAGTTTATTAGGATACTATAATACTAATTATAGAATTCGTACTATTCATATTAATCAAAATATATCCGCATCACTACAACGTTTCGTATGTGCACATGAACTAGGTCATGCGCTCATGCATCGTGATGCCAATGTACCTTTTCTACGTGCGCATACGTTCTATTGCACAGATAAATTAGAGCGACAAGCTAATACGTTTGCAATAGAGCTTTTATTACCTGATGAGTATATCCAAGATCATAAAGATATTACAGTCTTTAATCTTGCTAGATTATCTGGTATTCCTATGGGGTTAGAAGAATTAAAAACCACTGAGAGAATTGATTTTTATGGAAGAAATTAA
- a CDS encoding DUF3862 domain-containing protein yields the protein MKKVLLAGLIVASLVISGCGGVSSNKYTLEKYNKIQTGMTYEQVKDIMGDPGQPSAESKMPAIEGVSGEVVFKIYQWQNSDGSNMQISFTNNHVDMKAQAGLK from the coding sequence ATGAAAAAAGTATTATTAGCAGGTTTAATTGTAGCATCTTTAGTAATTAGTGGTTGCGGCGGTGTATCTAGTAATAAGTATACCTTGGAGAAATACAATAAAATCCAAACAGGTATGACATACGAACAGGTCAAAGATATCATGGGAGACCCTGGACAACCTTCAGCAGAAAGCAAAATGCCTGCTATTGAAGGGGTATCTGGTGAAGTTGTTTTTAAAATCTATCAATGGCAAAATAGCGATGGATCTAATATGCAAATCTCATTTACTAATAATCATGTTGATATGAAAGCACAAGCTGGGTTGAAATAA
- a CDS encoding PH domain-containing protein, producing the protein MSEQQASKKLNLLNAVEIGTKKDLYSHVLFDEEVIYEFNAPRDVFVVTNKKVILIDVQGLTGKKKEVLIIPFSKITAFSTETAGTFDFDLEVKIWASGIGFVELSFSKGTKNFRELTIHLAKYIK; encoded by the coding sequence ATGTCTGAACAACAAGCTTCTAAAAAATTAAATTTATTGAATGCTGTCGAAATCGGCACAAAGAAAGATTTATATTCTCATGTATTATTTGATGAAGAAGTTATTTACGAATTTAATGCTCCAAGAGATGTGTTTGTAGTTACTAATAAAAAAGTTATTTTAATTGATGTACAAGGTTTAACTGGCAAGAAAAAAGAGGTACTAATTATTCCGTTTTCTAAAATAACTGCATTCTCTACAGAAACAGCTGGTACATTTGATTTTGATTTAGAGGTAAAAATATGGGCATCCGGCATAGGTTTTGTAGAATTGAGTTTTTCAAAAGGAACAAAGAATTTTAGAGAACTTACCATTCATTTAGCTAAATATATAAAATAA
- a CDS encoding Abi family protein, translating into MQPEKKLCTEMYAAFFVAMKPFKTYSEQIKILQQNGLLLQKNQCIPILTKNNGSLTIHQEPPLDLATEFLKQYGYYNIVNLYNKSFIDSNGSYIKDINFFKLASLHEIDSNIKSTLYLALIQAEQKLKTTIAYKFAERYGPFDNTCLVNYIEPYLDPINYNGNLKTNRGTEKRFIVIHQLTNILSKYSSYPPFEHYTNTHHHIPIWVLINKLTFGETKNLYEVLKIQNNIAIEFHTTPSHLRNMIHILHFMRNDCAHGENFFQQSYPRPKRTIQLLVDFKNKFPYTPQTQLGNLFLALIILKYFLRGEDYARLVHIIQHSVFKYFINDFPIPPITNYLMHQLGVSSFNDAIDKCQYLINYKLQ; encoded by the coding sequence TTGCAACCTGAAAAAAAGCTGTGTACAGAAATGTACGCAGCTTTTTTTGTTGCTATGAAACCATTTAAAACTTATTCCGAACAAATAAAAATTTTGCAGCAAAACGGTCTATTGCTTCAAAAGAACCAATGTATTCCTATTCTTACTAAAAATAATGGCTCTTTAACAATTCATCAAGAACCACCATTAGATTTAGCAACAGAATTTCTAAAACAATATGGCTATTATAATATAGTCAATCTATATAATAAATCATTCATAGACTCAAACGGTTCATATATAAAGGATATTAATTTTTTCAAACTTGCTAGCTTACACGAAATAGATTCAAATATAAAATCAACTTTATATTTAGCCTTAATTCAAGCAGAACAAAAATTAAAGACAACCATAGCTTATAAATTTGCGGAAAGATATGGTCCATTTGATAATACATGCCTAGTTAATTATATAGAACCCTATTTAGACCCTATAAATTATAATGGTAACTTAAAAACTAATAGGGGAACAGAAAAAAGGTTCATTGTTATCCATCAATTAACAAATATACTTAGTAAATACTCATCTTATCCACCATTTGAGCACTACACCAATACACATCATCATATCCCTATATGGGTTTTAATTAATAAGCTTACCTTTGGAGAAACTAAAAATCTATATGAAGTTTTAAAAATCCAAAATAATATTGCTATTGAATTTCACACTACCCCATCTCATCTTAGAAATATGATTCATATTCTCCATTTTATGAGAAATGATTGTGCTCACGGTGAAAACTTTTTCCAACAATCATACCCACGACCAAAACGTACTATTCAACTTCTTGTAGACTTTAAAAATAAATTTCCTTATACTCCACAAACACAATTAGGAAATTTATTCTTAGCATTAATAATTCTAAAATATTTTCTTCGTGGTGAAGATTATGCTAGGCTAGTTCATATCATTCAACATTCTGTATTTAAGTATTTTATAAATGATTTTCCTATTCCCCCAATAACTAACTACCTTATGCATCAACTAGGTGTTTCATCATTTAATGATGCCATTGATAAATGCCAATACTTAATTAATTATAAATTGCAATAA
- a CDS encoding Abi family protein, translating to MSRRIFLTPKQQVKHCEDKGIQFNKISKSKAISYLEDNNNYFKLRSFRKNYIKDPHLKKYTNLDFSDLVDLAIIDNRLRRILLEMALSIEHFSKVHLLKILQETGEDGYTVIQNYINQLSKSNKKRLISDLKKNKSSTYCGNLHKKYMENNIFDCPVWVFIEVISFGQYLHFYEFCAKQCSHPSNQNELNFRLYLMRTVKDLRNACAHNNCIINDLRAPLPHTFKPNLQVTDALANIGISKAVRRKHLNRVVFYQILVTFYAHINIVSSPGVHNHIAYELQEFKSRLFRDNDYSRNDIINSTFKLFIKLIDNWYNLV from the coding sequence GTGTCTAGAAGGATTTTTTTAACCCCCAAACAACAGGTAAAACATTGTGAAGATAAAGGAATTCAATTTAATAAAATTTCAAAATCAAAAGCAATCAGTTACTTAGAAGATAATAATAACTATTTTAAACTTCGTTCATTTCGCAAAAATTATATTAAGGACCCCCATCTAAAAAAATATACTAATCTTGATTTTTCGGATCTAGTTGATTTAGCAATCATTGATAATCGTCTAAGACGAATTTTACTAGAAATGGCTCTAAGCATTGAACATTTTTCTAAAGTTCACCTATTAAAGATACTACAAGAAACAGGCGAGGACGGATATACTGTTATACAAAACTACATAAATCAGTTATCAAAATCAAATAAGAAAAGGCTTATATCAGATTTGAAAAAGAATAAAAGTAGTACATATTGTGGCAATCTACATAAAAAATATATGGAAAATAATATATTTGACTGTCCTGTCTGGGTATTTATCGAAGTTATCTCTTTTGGCCAATACTTACATTTTTACGAATTCTGTGCTAAACAATGCTCCCATCCATCTAACCAAAATGAACTTAATTTTCGTTTATATCTCATGAGAACTGTCAAAGATTTGAGGAATGCTTGTGCACATAATAACTGTATCATTAACGACCTTAGAGCTCCTCTTCCTCATACCTTTAAACCAAATCTACAAGTCACAGATGCACTAGCTAACATTGGTATTTCAAAAGCCGTGCGTAGAAAACATTTAAATCGTGTTGTCTTTTACCAAATTTTAGTTACTTTTTATGCCCATATAAATATTGTATCTAGTCCTGGTGTACACAACCATATTGCTTATGAATTACAAGAATTCAAATCACGACTATTTCGAGATAACGACTATTCACGTAACGATATTATTAATTCTACATTTAAACTTTTTATAAAACTTATTGACAATTGGTACAATTTAGTATAA